GAATTAGATTTTGACATAGCGTTAAGAGAAGGCATTCTGGCTCTAGATTTTCCATTACTCGCCGTCTATTGTATGAGCCATCTGGTATTCTTGGATCCAAATTGATGGAATGGATGTGTGTCAGTTTAGTTTTTCCAACTACTTCTAAACTTTCATTTTCCAGTTTTCGAAGACCATACGTTGATATGAATTTATTTGCAACAAggcgtttaatttttttagtttcaaaATCTAACTGTCCATTATCCTCGCCGCAATGATAGGCTTCTATATTCTTTAATATCACTTCACTCTGATAAGCTTTGAAGAACTCGCCGCATGAGATcatttgttggaaaaattcatcTGGTATATCCTCTTTACGGAACATTGATTTATCTGGACGTTtctcataatattttttcaatatgttcAAATAAGGAGCAATATAGCTTGGTCCTCGATAATCCAAGCATAccaaatatatttcagaatttcCCTCTTTGCTGGTTGCAGGCTTGTTTATAAATACTTGATGGAACAAACAGGAAATAAGGTAAACTAAGCACAATGAATCAtgttcaaatattgtaaaCATTTTCAGGAGTAGACTTCCGTGCTCGGATAGTAGCAAAAGGCCTGTGACTGCTTCGCAATAATGCAACGGTGCAACGGTTGATTCTTGCTCTCCAGGATCATTAGTACAATCTATACTGCCATCAGCTGTAACCAATAATACATCTCCTTTTTCTTGACACTTTTCAACCAGATTCATCATGTTTTTTAGATTCATCAGATTCCCAGTATAATCACTGCCGAAGCACCATTGATTCAAGGAGGATATGATAAATCTATCGTCATTTATCATACAAGAAAGAGGGTTCCCTTCATAATATGGATTTAATGTCATAGCAGTCCAGTCCCATTGTACATTAGGTGCGTTCAACCTTAACCAGTGATTTAAAGATGTAATGAAAGCACCAGGTGCCTCACACAGGTGAACTGACAAAAGTTTCTCAGCCTTTACAGCAGTGTTTGGTACCAATGGGAAACAAGAtacattttcataaaatttacaCCATGCCTGAGTCAGGAATTCCGGATCTATTTCATTACGGAGACGCCACTGCACATCTCCAGCTCTGTTTCTTCGGCTTGTGTGCTGATGCCACGTGGCGATGTCATAATCGTTTAACTTGTTTTTTATATCGTTTAGCtctcttttcaatatttgtagCCTATTTATATCCCATGGATTATCGGTAAACATTGTTTCTGGTTTAGGGATAATGAAGTTATCGTTTTCaattaagaattgttttttaaacaaactttCGACTAGCGGTTCAAAGGCTTTATCGCTTCTTGATCTTTTTTGCCAATGATTACGATTTGACGAAGTAAACGCCTTTGGTAATTCAGCGTTTGACATTTCATTCAAATGCCgcttttttccaaatatatcCTCCTTACTCCCCATTCTATTACCGAATCTACATTCGTTTTGCTCATACGACAGTCCATATAATGTTATGACCTGCAGTTTTTTCaggaaaattcaataaaaaaaatggtccTATCTTTTTCATACAGTACCGGCACATAAGTGAGGTTTCAATAGAATAAAAGTACCGCAGGCTGTTTCGTATATTGGACTTTATACATagagttattttttatcaataaattaaGAGAAAAGCTCTCGTCTGTTAAatctttattcaaataatatatTCAGACAAAACAACTGTATATGCTTGACGATGTGAGCAATTTAGATAGAAAAACACGTATTTTCTCACCTACGCAAATGAGAATACACTCAATTGATGGTATTGTTGCTTGTTTGACACCATGTGACCGTACAGCGTTATACTTGTGCTGTGCGCTCCTTGGGTGCGCTCTCACCAAATAATCAAATCCATGCTTGGGTAATCTCGGCCCTCGGTCGCTCAAATAAGCAACCACAGTCTCTTGCAGAGACCAGTCCGTTTGAATTGGTCTGCTACGTCTGCCACAAAAACATAATGGTGAGTTACCGACATAAGCGTATATAGTAGATTTCTGCGATCTGTAGTGCCGGTGAGGTAGACTGAGATGCCAACAAACCTAGCAATAGAGGACAAAGATGTTCTCATGCTATTTACTTCGCGTGTTAAGAAGAAAGCGAATTTCTTGATACCGTTGACTGAAGACACATAGTGACTGCTAGCCAAATTGGGGCTTTCCATGACCGAACTAAGTCGGTAGACGGTCGGTACGTAAGGACGACAAGAACAAGTGTTACTATCCCGTGTACCCAGATGATTTATGTAGTGTCGGATATTATTATGACTGTGAAATGACCGACggctaaaaaaattcatttgagGTAATTCATTTCAGCCAAATTCAGCAATGTTAATCAAGTAGGAAATCTTCCGTTTTTCAGCTGTActttttgatccgttgctcgcagcgtatttgGATTGCGCCCAATTGATTCcactcgcaaaattacgtcgacaTAGTGTATCAAAGAATAAATTcaactatttttcaaaatcggaaaaattttgactGAAGAAATCCAAATGGGTTAACGAAAGACGAAAAAGATATCAaaacgagcgtgggaccaacatcagtgtaattaaattagaatttttcgttttttcggctgtaactctAGATACGTTGCTTGcagagtattcggactgcgcgcAATCAATTCCTCTGAGAAAATTATGTCGATATGGCGTATATAAAATCTATTGTAGCATTTTCAACAATCGTCGATGTTTTCACGAAAAATCCAAAGGGGTTgctttacttattttttaaacaaaaaatattttgtcctAGAATCGATTTTTAGGACCCTTTCATGACTAATTGAACCCCCAGAAAAGCAGAAAACGTATCAAAAGAGCGCATGTatagaaattacgaaggaaataTCCCGTGTCTCAGCAGTAAGTGTTGGAACTCTTGATACGTTAATCGCAGCGAATGTAGCTTACGCGCGTGTTCTTTTCGTAAAATTACATTAATGCTAAGCTGCAATTCACTCTTCAGATTTATTAGTCTTCTTTGCGTCTCCTTAATGTATTCTTCAATCTATGAAACTCAGTGAAGTTGTCGAAAACTATAGAAAATATACGTTACAGAGGTGTCGGATTAGGAAGGCAGTAGTATAAGAGATGTACTTAATTGAAACTCCAAATTAATAGGTCTATCGTTTAAGAAGTCAATTACCTGTAGTACCCCGGTTTTCTATTGGACCATTCTATCCGTAAATTTTGACGCAACGCGTATAGATCATATGAAACGAAGGATagtagtaaaaataaaacttgtacTATATCATCCCATATCACGAAGGGTATATAAATGCTCATTTGGTTATGCGTTTATTCGATAACAACTGTTAtattcttgttcttttttctcacacgttcactacaaaaaatataaatgcaaTGCCAGTCGTATAGGCTGATTCACATTTTGTAACTGTAATTAGACTTAAAGTTATTAAAACCGAATTAAAAGAAACGCACAACATGGGGCATGTTGAGCCACAACATAAGTGTGAACTCGTACTTTaacaaatagaaaagaaaatgaacgcATCTCACCAAGTCACATAATGGTATGACATGTAAATGATTCGTAAAAATTATACCACGTCTACTTAGCGAATTTGCTATTTTTCCATAATAAAaccaatttttattacgaaGAAACTTTACACGAAGCAAATTATAATGAGCTATGTTATATTTTCCAAATGCGATAAACAGATATTATCCACGTTTCATTGTTTTCTTAAATATCAGTTTAAACTAGAACTTCACTTTTCTCAACAAAATGTAGAGATAAAACGTCAATATCACCAAACgagaatgtttttgaaaaagtccagttatttattcaaaaactaAAGTAGATGTGCTTTAGTAACTgtcaaatttcattattcagATC
The Neodiprion lecontei isolate iyNeoLeco1 chromosome 3, iyNeoLeco1.1, whole genome shotgun sequence DNA segment above includes these coding regions:
- the LOC107219211 gene encoding cap-specific mRNA (nucleoside-2'-O-)-methyltransferase 2 isoform X1, with the protein product MGSKEDIFGKKRHLNEMSNAELPKAFTSSNRNHWQKRSRSDKAFEPLVESLFKKQFLIENDNFIIPKPETMFTDNPWDINRLQILKRELNDIKNKLNDYDIATWHQHTSRRNRAGDVQWRLRNEIDPEFLTQAWCKFYENVSCFPLVPNTAVKAEKLLSVHLCEAPGAFITSLNHWLRLNAPNVQWDWTAMTLNPYYEGNPLSCMINDDRFIISSLNQWCFGSDYTGNLMNLKNMMNLVEKCQEKGDVLLVTADGSIDCTNDPGEQESTVAPLHYCEAVTGLLLLSEHGSLLLKMFTIFEHDSLCLVYLISCLFHQVFINKPATSKEGNSEIYLVCLDYRGPSYIAPYLNILKKYYEKRPDKSMFRKEDIPDEFFQQMISCGEFFKAYQSEVILKNIEAYHCGEDNGQLDFETKKIKRLVANKFISTYGLRKLENESLEVVGKTKLTHIHSINLDPRIPDGSYNRRRVMENLEPECLLLTLCQNLIPIQVREMTRWFTFTGPLDALQICCGKLFLKVQSSKFCTGKFLKIRNRVFELSEKLGIDHPCSQVESIRNFVNVLESDTKNYKYLGFEPSITQNNNSSLSKINKELENILEGDSLVLIGYSLLTQLNVGILYILAHTFKSLGVILDEKFGCIIILKHNLHTKSILECFKEVLNATIKAEASGESVLSVLPVTKLCESDLYPNIVDANHWTIAHCVKGIGECVQKKLSTQMGITGHS
- the LOC107219211 gene encoding cap-specific mRNA (nucleoside-2'-O-)-methyltransferase 2 isoform X3, which translates into the protein MGSKEDIFGKKRHLNEMSNAELPKAFTSSNRNHWQKRSRSDKAFEPLVESLFKKQFLIENDNFIIPKPETMFTDNPWDINRLQILKRELNDIKNKLNDYDIATWHQHTSRRNRAGDVQWRLRNEIDPEFLTQAWCKFYENVSCFPLVPNTAVKAEKLLSVHLCEAPGAFITSLNHWLRLNAPNVQWDWTAMTLNPYYEGNPLSCMINDDRFIISSLNQWCFGSDYTGNLMNLKNMMNLVEKCQEKGDVLLVTADGSIDCTNDPGEQESTVAPLHYCEAVTGLLLLSEHGSLLLKMFTIFEHDSLCLVYLISCLFHQVFINKPATSKEGNSEIYLVCLDYRGPSYIAPYLNILKKYYEKRPDKSMFRKEDIPDEFFQQMISCGEFFKAYQSEVILKNIEAYHCGEDNGQLDFETKKIKRLVANKFISTYGLRKLENESLEVVGKTKLTHIHSINLDPRIPDGSYNRRRVMENLEPECLLLTLCQNLIPIQVREMTRWFTFTGPLDALQICCGKLFLKVQSSKFCTGKFLKIRNRVFELSEKLGIDHPCSQVESIRNFVNVLESDTKNYKYLGFEPSITQNNNSSLSKINKELENILEGDSLVLIGYSLLTQLNVGILYILAHTFKSLGVILDEKFGCIIILKHNLHTKSILECFKEVLNATIKAEASGESVLSVLPVTKLCESDLYPNIVDANHWTIAHCVKGIGECVQKKLSSNTSH
- the LOC107219211 gene encoding cap-specific mRNA (nucleoside-2'-O-)-methyltransferase 2 isoform X2, with protein sequence MGSKEDIFGKKRHLNEMSNAELPKAFTSSNRNHWQKRSRSDKAFEPLVESLFKKQFLIENDNFIIPKPETMFTDNPWDINRLQILKRELNDIKNKLNDYDIATWHQHTSRRNRAGDVQWRLRNEIDPEFLTQAWCKFYENVSCFPLVPNTAVKAEKLLSVHLCEAPGAFITSLNHWLRLNAPNVQWDWTAMTLNPYYEGNPLSCMINDDRFIISSLNQWCFGSDYTGNLMNLKNMMNLVEKCQEKGDVLLVTADGSIDCTNDPGEQESTVAPLHYCEAVTGLLLLSEHGSLLLKMFTIFEHDSLCLVYLISCLFHQVFINKPATSKEGNSEIYLVCLDYRGPSYIAPYLNILKKYYEKRPDKSMFRKEDIPDEFFQQMISCGEFFKAYQSEVILKNIEAYHCGEDNGQLDFETKKIKRLVANKFISTYGLRKLENESLEVVGKTKLTHIHSINLDPRIPDGSYNRRRVMENLEPECLLLTLCQNLIPIQVREMTRWFTFTGPLDALQICCGKLFLKVQSSKFCTGKFLKIRNRVFELSEKLGIDHPCSQVESIRNFVNVLESDTKNYKYLGFEPSITQNNNSSLSKINKELENILEGDSLVLIGYSLLTQLNVGILYILAHTFKSLGVILDEKFGCIIILKHNLHTKSILECFKEVLNATIKAEASGESVLSVLPVTKLCGKNKALSILSNFLIKSNTLLQISYQFHTFRKRSLSQHR